In Larimichthys crocea isolate SSNF chromosome VI, L_crocea_2.0, whole genome shotgun sequence, one genomic interval encodes:
- the atf1 gene encoding cyclic AMP-dependent transcription factor ATF-1 isoform X1, translated as MEEVQQGSNGTESQTAIIPTTITSSQFSQIAQQMSLGGSSVAVVQLPGGQFQVQGVIQSAQSSVIQSPHVQTAQAPGTDSDDSQDSSDSEVAAQKTREILARRPSYRKILNELSSEEVTHIEGKDNSPSTGVTGVTVPTTQIYQTSSGQYITIAANGTIQLATPGSDGIQGLQAVTMANSGGAQQGTTILQYAQTPDGQQILVPSNQVVVQGAGGEMQTYQIRTAPTSSSLSQTVVMTSPVGLSQGKSDDPTMKREIRLAKNREAARECRRKKKEYVKCLENRVAVLENQNKTLIEELKTLKDLYCVKTG; from the exons ATGGAAGAAGTACAGCAGGGCAGCAATGGCACCGAGTCACAGACTGCCATCATTCCCACTACCATCACAAGCTCTCAGTTCTCACAGATAGCCCAACAG atgtCACTGGGTGGTTCTTCTGTTGCTGTCGTACAGCTGCCGGGGGGTCAGTTTCAGGTTCAAGGGGTGATCCAGTCTGCGCAGTCATCAGTCATTCAGTCTCCTCACGTGCAGACTGCACAG GCCCCGGGTACAGATAGTGATGATTCGCAGGACTCGTCGGACAGTGAAGTAGCAGCCCAAAAGACCAGAGAAATACTGGCGAGACGGCCTTCATACAG AAAAATCCTGAATGAACTTTCATCTGAGGAAGTGACACACATCGAGGGAAAGGATAACAGCCCGTCCACAGGAGTGACAGGTGTTACAGTACCCACCACCCAAATCTACCAGACCAGCAGCGGCCAGTACA TTACTATAGCTGCTAATGGCACAATCCAGCTGGCGACTCCCGGGTCTGACGGCATTCAGGGTCTACAGGCTGTCACCATGGCCAACTCTGGTGGAGCCCAGCAAGGCACCACCATCCTCCAGTATGCCCAGACGCCTGATGGCCAGCAGATACTGGTGCCTAGCAACCAGGTTGTCGTACAAG GTGCAGGAGGGGAGATGCAAACATACCAGATCCGCACAGCTCCCACATCCAGCTCCCTGTCTCAGACTGTAGTTATGACCTCTCCCGTGGGACTGTCTCAGGGCAAGAGTGACGATCCAACAATGAAGAGGGAAATCAGGCTCGCAAAAAACAG AGAGGCAGCTCGCGAATGTAGACGGAAGAAAAAGGAATACGTTAAATGCCTGGAAAACCGGGTAGCTGttctggaaaaccaaaacaagaccCTGATCGAAGAactgaaaacattaaaggaCCTTTATTGTGTTAAAACAGGATAA
- the LOC104931274 gene encoding methyltransferase-like protein 7A, translated as MTFLMRVFALLVNALCLPLHLMDAVGLYQIYKRIFPFCLYRISVTYNKKMYDKKKELFRSLSEFKKPGAQLTLLEIGCGTGANFEFYPPGCKVICTDPNPHFHKYLKRCMDDNSHLSYERFLVASGEDMGSVEDDSVDAVVCTLVLCSVNSIAQTLREAHRILRPGGAFFFMEHVVADPSSWAYFFQHVLQPIWYYFGDGCEVTRDTWKHLESAGFSELKIRHIEAPLIFVIKPHIVGYAVK; from the exons atgaCTTTTCTAATGCGGGTTTTCGCTCTGCTTGTCAATGCGCTATGCTTGCCTCTCCATCTGATGGACGCGGTCGGTTTGTATCAAATATACAAACGCATCTTCCCGTTTTGTTTATATCGGATTTCAGTAACTTACAACAAGAAGATGTACGACAAGAAGAAGGAGCTGTTCCGCAGCCTGTCAGAGTTCAAGAAGCCCGGCGCGCAGCTCACGCTGCTGGAGATCGGATGCGGCACGGGCGCAAATTTTGAGTTTTACCCGCCGGGCTGCAAGGTGATCTGCACAGACCCGAACCCGCATTTCCACAAGTATCTGAAAAGGTGCATGGATGACAACAGCCACCTGAGCTATGAGAGGTTTCTGGTGGCGTCGGGGGAGGACATGGGGTCAGTGGAGGACGATTCGGTAGACGCTGTTGTCTGCACCCTGGTGCTGTGCTCCGTAAACAGCATAGCCCAAACTCTGCGTGAGGCTCACCGCATACTGAGGCCA GGTGGAGCCTTCTTCTTCATGGAGCACGTTGTGGCAGATCCCTCGAGCTGGGCATACTTCTTCCAGCACGTTCTCCAGCCTATTTGGTACTACTTTGGTGACGGATGCGAGGTCACCCGTGATACGTGGAAACATCTGGAATCAGCCGGATTCTCTGAACTCAAAATAAGACACATCGAAGCGCCGCTCATCTTTGTGATCAAACCACACATCGTCGGTTATGCCGTCAAATAG
- the atf1 gene encoding cyclic AMP-dependent transcription factor ATF-1 isoform X2: MSLGGSSVAVVQLPGGQFQVQGVIQSAQSSVIQSPHVQTAQAPGTDSDDSQDSSDSEVAAQKTREILARRPSYRKILNELSSEEVTHIEGKDNSPSTGVTGVTVPTTQIYQTSSGQYITIAANGTIQLATPGSDGIQGLQAVTMANSGGAQQGTTILQYAQTPDGQQILVPSNQVVVQGAGGEMQTYQIRTAPTSSSLSQTVVMTSPVGLSQGKSDDPTMKREIRLAKNREAARECRRKKKEYVKCLENRVAVLENQNKTLIEELKTLKDLYCVKTG; encoded by the exons atgtCACTGGGTGGTTCTTCTGTTGCTGTCGTACAGCTGCCGGGGGGTCAGTTTCAGGTTCAAGGGGTGATCCAGTCTGCGCAGTCATCAGTCATTCAGTCTCCTCACGTGCAGACTGCACAG GCCCCGGGTACAGATAGTGATGATTCGCAGGACTCGTCGGACAGTGAAGTAGCAGCCCAAAAGACCAGAGAAATACTGGCGAGACGGCCTTCATACAG AAAAATCCTGAATGAACTTTCATCTGAGGAAGTGACACACATCGAGGGAAAGGATAACAGCCCGTCCACAGGAGTGACAGGTGTTACAGTACCCACCACCCAAATCTACCAGACCAGCAGCGGCCAGTACA TTACTATAGCTGCTAATGGCACAATCCAGCTGGCGACTCCCGGGTCTGACGGCATTCAGGGTCTACAGGCTGTCACCATGGCCAACTCTGGTGGAGCCCAGCAAGGCACCACCATCCTCCAGTATGCCCAGACGCCTGATGGCCAGCAGATACTGGTGCCTAGCAACCAGGTTGTCGTACAAG GTGCAGGAGGGGAGATGCAAACATACCAGATCCGCACAGCTCCCACATCCAGCTCCCTGTCTCAGACTGTAGTTATGACCTCTCCCGTGGGACTGTCTCAGGGCAAGAGTGACGATCCAACAATGAAGAGGGAAATCAGGCTCGCAAAAAACAG AGAGGCAGCTCGCGAATGTAGACGGAAGAAAAAGGAATACGTTAAATGCCTGGAAAACCGGGTAGCTGttctggaaaaccaaaacaagaccCTGATCGAAGAactgaaaacattaaaggaCCTTTATTGTGTTAAAACAGGATAA